A genome region from Platichthys flesus chromosome 12, fPlaFle2.1, whole genome shotgun sequence includes the following:
- the gtpbp2a gene encoding GTP-binding protein 2 produces the protein MDERVSDLFGSGNGLGSGSSAVASNAKSGNGHGTAGKKAPKNKKSKARYPRNFKPSNNTPYLPPEAEEGNIEYKLKLVNPTQYRFEHLATQMKWRLQEGRGEAVYQIGVEDNGMLVGLSEEDMRASLSTLHSLAEKVGADITVLREQEVDYDSDDHHKIAEVLIRKVPDDQQFLDLRVAVLGNVDSGKSTLLGVLTQGELDNGRGRARLNLFRHLHEIQTGRTSSISFEILGFNSKGEIVNYSESRTAEQICESASKMITFIDLAGHHKYLKTTIFGLTSYCPDFAMLVVSANTGIAGTTREHLGLAMALKVPIFIVISKVDLCSRTTVERTVRQLERVLKQPGCNKVPMVVGSTDDAVTAAQQFAQFPNITPIFTLSSVSGQSLDVLKVFFNILPPLSNSKEQEELMQQLTEFQVDEIYTVPEVGTVVGGTLYSGICREGDHLIVGPTDSGQFQELSIGSIQRNRSGCRVLRAGQAATLALGDFDRSLIRKGMVILSPEMNPTICWMFEAEIVLLFHAKTFHKGFQVTVHIGNVRQTATVEAVHGKEELRTGEKAVVCFKFIKHPEYLKVGAKLLFREGVTKGIGHVTKLQPISQYQPSHGEDEEV, from the exons ATGGATGAGCGGGTATCGGACTTATTTGGCTCGGGGAATGGACTCGGCTCCGGGTCCTCAGCTGTCGCCTCCAACGCCAAGTCGGGGAACGGACACGGCACAGCCGGCAAGAAAGCTCCGAAGAACAAGAAGTCGAAGGCTCGATACCCCCGCAACTTCAAACCGAGCAACAACACCCCGTACCTACCTCCGGAG GCTGAAGAGGGGAACATAGAGTACAAG CTGAAGCTGGTGAACCCAACGCAATATCGCTTTGAGCACTTGGCGACACAGATGAAATGGCGACTACAGGAGGGTCGAGGCGAAGCTGTCTATCAAATAGGTGTTGAGGACAATGGCATGCTGGTGGGGCTATCAGAGGAAGACATGAGGGCATCACTGAGTACGCTCCATAGTCTTGCAGAGAA AGTTGGAGCTGACATCACTGTCCTTCGAGAGCAAGAAGTGGACTATGACTCCGATGATCATCATAAGATTGCGGAGGTTCTCATTCGCAAGGTGCCAGATGACCAACAG TTCTTGGACCTGCGGGTAGCTGTGCTGGGTAACGTGGACTCGGGCAAGTCCACTCTGTTGGGTGTGTTGACACAGGGCGAGTTGGACAATGGACGGGGAAGAGCGCGGCTCAACCTCTTCAGACATCTTCATGAGATCCAGACTGGACGGACTTCAAGCATCAGCTTTGAGATCCTGGGCTTCAATAGTAAAGGAGAG ATTGTGAATTACAGTGAATCTAGGACAGCAGAGCAGATTTGTGAGAGTGCCTCCAAAATGATCACATTCATTGATCTGGCTGGTCACCACAAGTACCTGAAAACCACAATTTTTGGCCTTACCAGCTACTGTCCAGACTTTGCCATGCTTGTTGTGAGCGCAAATACTGGCATTG CTGGAACGACCAGGGAGCATCTCGGGCTCGCTATGGCCCTGAAGGTGCCCATCTTCATCGTCATCAGTAAGGTGGACCTGTGCTCGCGGACCACCGTGGAGCGCACAGTGCGGCAGCTGGAGCGTGTCTTGAAGCAGCCGGGCTGCAACAAGGTTCCCATGGTCGTAGGCAGTACCGATGATGCcgtcacagcagcacaacagtTCGCCCAGTTCCCCAA CATCACACCCATATTCACCTTGTCCAGTGTGTCCGGACAGAGTCTAGATGTGCTGAAGGTCTTTTTCAACATATTGCCCCCCCTCAGCAACAgcaaggagcaggaggagctaaTGCAACAGCTAACTGAGTTTCAG GTGGATGAGATCTACACAGTGCCAGAGGTGGGGACTGTGGTGGGAGGTACTCTGTACAG TGGTATTTGCCGGGAGGGAGATCATCTTATAGTCGGGCCCACAGACTCCGGCCAGTTCCAGGAGTTGAGCATTGGGAGCATACAGAGGAACCGCTCGGGATGCAGGGTTCTCAGGGCCGGCCAGGCTGCCACCCTTGCCCTCGGTGACTTCGACCGGTCACTTATACGCAAG GGTATGGTGATATTGAGTCCTGAGATGAATCCAACTATCTGCTGGATGTTTGAGGCTGAGATTGTGCTGCTCTTCCATGCCAAGACCTTCCACAAGGGCTTCCAGGTGACTGTGCACATTGGCAACGTGAGACAGACCGCCACTGTGGAAGCTGTGCATGGCAAG gaggagctgagaacAGGAGAAAAAGCAGTGGTTTGCTTCAAATTCATCAAGCACCCAGAATATCTGAAGGTGGGAGCCAAGTTGCTCTTCAGAGAGGGCGTGACCAAAGGTATCGGCCACGTCACAAAGTTACAGCCCATCAGCCAGTACCAGCCATCCCatggtgaggatgaggaggtctGA
- the polh gene encoding DNA polymerase eta isoform X1 — protein sequence MEHGRERVVALVDMDCFYVQVEQRLNAALNNTPCVVAQYKTWKGGSIIAVSYEARAHGVTRNMWVDDAKKLCPDLQVARVRESHGKADLTHYRDASVEVIEVMSRFAVIERASIDEAYMDLTAAVQQRLKDMADKRIEPHLLTATYIQGYPQSSTDLEAAEEDSVLDKEELRSRGLQQWLESLPVLLTGAQSSAEVQLTVGAIIVEEMRAAVEKDTGFSCSAGISHNKVLAKLACGLNKPKRQTVLPLDSVTELFNTLPITKIRNLGGKLGASIKETLGIENMGDLTRFTQDQLGQHFGEKTGQWLYELCRGIDFEAVKPRQLPKSIGCSKNFQGKTSLATKEQVQYWLHQLALELEERLTKDREVNGRVFKQLTVGVRQLGDKKQSSFSRCCALVRYEAAKISSDSFAIIKSLNTAGNHQATWAPALTLLHLSASKVSDAPSAGGMAGFLSSDVTSTQSLFSTTQSSTQPTSELKHNSTCKQPGTIQSFFQKVAEKQKLKVMKEEEEDDEEKEVEDEDGVSKGILPCASSSHKTSRAGSQLETDANSSVSSLSSHSKSGLISPHPGITSFFHKKSLERSLQASAPTLSSTEAEVGPRSVNKNVELEDTVAVLSGLQEKTISEVTFHQTSCEELKDEVDTGPEGDSHPASVAIEDLVNCERCGQDVLVWEMPEHNDYHFALDLQNSLSSSSAGSSSVSASSSSSSASLLRVAAAGTTQSARGKTKTSGQSGPQPKRPRSQGGRTATLDSFFKKN from the exons ATGGAGCACGGCAGAGAGCGGGTGGTGGCGCTGGTGGACATGGACTGTTTCTACGTGCAGGTGGAGCAGAGGCTGAACGCCGCTCTGAACAACACTCCCTGTGTGGTGGCCCAGTACAAGACGTGGAAAGGAGGCAG CATTATAGCTGTGAGCTACGAGGCCAGGGCCCACGGGGTCACCAGGAACATGTGGGTGGACGATGCAAAGAAACTGTGCCCAGACCTCCAGGTGGCACGAGTGCGTGAGTCTCACGGCAAGGCAGACCTAACGCA TTACAGGGACGCGAGTGTGGAGGTGATTGAGGTGATGTCTCGCTTCGCTGTGATTGAGAGAGCCAGCATCGATGAGGCCTACATGGATCTGACGGCGGCAGTCCAGCAGCGGCTGAAAGACATGGCCGACAAACGAATAGAGCCTCACCTGCTGACGGCCACCTACATCCAGGGGTACCCACAAAGCTCAACTGACCtggaagcagctgaagaggaTTCTGTGTTAGATAAAG aggagctgaggtcCAGAGGTCTCCAGCAGTGGCTGGAATCCTTACCTGTTCTCCTGACAGGGGCGCAGAGCTCTGCAGAAGTGCAGCTGACTGTGGGGGCGATCATTGTTGAGGAGATGAGAGCAGCCGTGGAGAAAGATACAGGATTCAGCTGTTCAGCAGGAATATCGCACAATAAG GTACTGGCCAAACTCGCCTGTGGACTGAACAAACCTAAAAGACAAACTGTTCTGCCTTTGGACTCTGTAACAGAACTTTTCAACACTTTACCCATCACCAAGAT TCGTAACCTGGGGGGTAAGCTGGGAGCCTCCATTAAAGAAACTCTGGGAATAGAGAACATGGGAGATCTGACTCGCTTCACGCAGGACCAGCTGGGGCAGCACTTTGGAGAGAAAACAGG CCAGTGGTTGTATGAGTTGTGTCGGGGGATTGATTTTGAAGCAGTGAAACCCAGACAGCTTCCCAAGTCCATCGGCTGCAGTAAAAACTTCCAAGGGAAAACATCACTGGCCACGAAAGAGCAA GTACAGTACTGGCTTCATCAACTGGCTCTTGAGCTGGAGGAGCGGCTGACCAAGGACAGAGAAGTG AACGGGCGAGTGTTTAAGCAGCTGACAGTGGGTGTACGTCAGCTCGGGGATAAGAAGCAGAGCAGCTTCTCTCGCTGTTGTGCTTTAGTGCGCTACGAAGCAGCCAAAATTTCTAGTGACAGCTTTGCCATTATCAAGAGcctgaacacagcaggaaaccaCCAGGCCACATG GGCTCCAGCTCTCACTCTGCTACACCTTTCTGCGAGCAAAGTCAGTGATGCTCCATCAGCAGGGGGGATGGCTGGTTTCCTTTCCAGTGATGTCACCTCGACCCAGAGCCTCTTCTCCACCACTCAGTCCTCCACCCAGCCGACCTCGGAACTGAAACATAACTCGACATGCAAACAACCTGGCACCATTCAGTCCTTCTTTCAAAAGGTGGCTGAGAAACAAAAACTGAAGgtgatgaaagaagaagaagaagatgatgaggagaaggaggttgAGGATGAAGATGGAGTCTCCAAAGGAATTCTCCCAtgcgcctcctcctctcataAAACATCTAGAGCTGGTAGTCAGTTGGAGACAGATGCCAATAGCTCAGTTTCATCACTTTCATCTCACTCTAAAAGCGGTTTGATCAGCCCCCATCCTGGCATTACCTCTTTCTTCCACAAAAAGAGTCTTGAGAGAAGCCTCCAGGCCTCAGCACCGACACTGAGCAGCACTGAAGCAGAAGTTGGTCCCAGGAGTGTTAATAAAAACGTGGAATTAGAAGACACTGTTGCTGTTTTGTCAGGCCTGCAGGAAAAAACTATCTCAGAGGTTACATTTCACCAGACATCATGTGAAGAGTTAAAGGATGAAGTGGATACTGGTCCAGAGGGAGATTCCCATCCTGCCAGTGTGGCCATAGAGGACCTCGTAAACTGTGAACGCTGTGGCCAGGATGTGTTGGTCTGGGAAATGCCTGAACACAATGATTATCACTTTGCCCTGGACCTCCAAAATTCactctcttcttcatctgcGGGTTCAtcatctgtctctgcctcttcctcctcttcctccgcatCTCTGCTCAGGGTGGCTGCAGCCGGCACGACCCAGTCCGCCCGGGGCAAGACAAAAACCAGCGGCCAGTCAGGACCACAACCAAAAAGACCCCGCTCTCAGGGTGGAAGAACAGCCACTCTGGATTCTTTTTTTAAGAAGAACTGA
- the polh gene encoding DNA polymerase eta isoform X2, with protein sequence MWVDDAKKLCPDLQVARVRESHGKADLTHYRDASVEVIEVMSRFAVIERASIDEAYMDLTAAVQQRLKDMADKRIEPHLLTATYIQGYPQSSTDLEAAEEDSVLDKEELRSRGLQQWLESLPVLLTGAQSSAEVQLTVGAIIVEEMRAAVEKDTGFSCSAGISHNKVLAKLACGLNKPKRQTVLPLDSVTELFNTLPITKIRNLGGKLGASIKETLGIENMGDLTRFTQDQLGQHFGEKTGQWLYELCRGIDFEAVKPRQLPKSIGCSKNFQGKTSLATKEQVQYWLHQLALELEERLTKDREVNGRVFKQLTVGVRQLGDKKQSSFSRCCALVRYEAAKISSDSFAIIKSLNTAGNHQATWAPALTLLHLSASKVSDAPSAGGMAGFLSSDVTSTQSLFSTTQSSTQPTSELKHNSTCKQPGTIQSFFQKVAEKQKLKVMKEEEEDDEEKEVEDEDGVSKGILPCASSSHKTSRAGSQLETDANSSVSSLSSHSKSGLISPHPGITSFFHKKSLERSLQASAPTLSSTEAEVGPRSVNKNVELEDTVAVLSGLQEKTISEVTFHQTSCEELKDEVDTGPEGDSHPASVAIEDLVNCERCGQDVLVWEMPEHNDYHFALDLQNSLSSSSAGSSSVSASSSSSSASLLRVAAAGTTQSARGKTKTSGQSGPQPKRPRSQGGRTATLDSFFKKN encoded by the exons ATGTGGGTGGACGATGCAAAGAAACTGTGCCCAGACCTCCAGGTGGCACGAGTGCGTGAGTCTCACGGCAAGGCAGACCTAACGCA TTACAGGGACGCGAGTGTGGAGGTGATTGAGGTGATGTCTCGCTTCGCTGTGATTGAGAGAGCCAGCATCGATGAGGCCTACATGGATCTGACGGCGGCAGTCCAGCAGCGGCTGAAAGACATGGCCGACAAACGAATAGAGCCTCACCTGCTGACGGCCACCTACATCCAGGGGTACCCACAAAGCTCAACTGACCtggaagcagctgaagaggaTTCTGTGTTAGATAAAG aggagctgaggtcCAGAGGTCTCCAGCAGTGGCTGGAATCCTTACCTGTTCTCCTGACAGGGGCGCAGAGCTCTGCAGAAGTGCAGCTGACTGTGGGGGCGATCATTGTTGAGGAGATGAGAGCAGCCGTGGAGAAAGATACAGGATTCAGCTGTTCAGCAGGAATATCGCACAATAAG GTACTGGCCAAACTCGCCTGTGGACTGAACAAACCTAAAAGACAAACTGTTCTGCCTTTGGACTCTGTAACAGAACTTTTCAACACTTTACCCATCACCAAGAT TCGTAACCTGGGGGGTAAGCTGGGAGCCTCCATTAAAGAAACTCTGGGAATAGAGAACATGGGAGATCTGACTCGCTTCACGCAGGACCAGCTGGGGCAGCACTTTGGAGAGAAAACAGG CCAGTGGTTGTATGAGTTGTGTCGGGGGATTGATTTTGAAGCAGTGAAACCCAGACAGCTTCCCAAGTCCATCGGCTGCAGTAAAAACTTCCAAGGGAAAACATCACTGGCCACGAAAGAGCAA GTACAGTACTGGCTTCATCAACTGGCTCTTGAGCTGGAGGAGCGGCTGACCAAGGACAGAGAAGTG AACGGGCGAGTGTTTAAGCAGCTGACAGTGGGTGTACGTCAGCTCGGGGATAAGAAGCAGAGCAGCTTCTCTCGCTGTTGTGCTTTAGTGCGCTACGAAGCAGCCAAAATTTCTAGTGACAGCTTTGCCATTATCAAGAGcctgaacacagcaggaaaccaCCAGGCCACATG GGCTCCAGCTCTCACTCTGCTACACCTTTCTGCGAGCAAAGTCAGTGATGCTCCATCAGCAGGGGGGATGGCTGGTTTCCTTTCCAGTGATGTCACCTCGACCCAGAGCCTCTTCTCCACCACTCAGTCCTCCACCCAGCCGACCTCGGAACTGAAACATAACTCGACATGCAAACAACCTGGCACCATTCAGTCCTTCTTTCAAAAGGTGGCTGAGAAACAAAAACTGAAGgtgatgaaagaagaagaagaagatgatgaggagaaggaggttgAGGATGAAGATGGAGTCTCCAAAGGAATTCTCCCAtgcgcctcctcctctcataAAACATCTAGAGCTGGTAGTCAGTTGGAGACAGATGCCAATAGCTCAGTTTCATCACTTTCATCTCACTCTAAAAGCGGTTTGATCAGCCCCCATCCTGGCATTACCTCTTTCTTCCACAAAAAGAGTCTTGAGAGAAGCCTCCAGGCCTCAGCACCGACACTGAGCAGCACTGAAGCAGAAGTTGGTCCCAGGAGTGTTAATAAAAACGTGGAATTAGAAGACACTGTTGCTGTTTTGTCAGGCCTGCAGGAAAAAACTATCTCAGAGGTTACATTTCACCAGACATCATGTGAAGAGTTAAAGGATGAAGTGGATACTGGTCCAGAGGGAGATTCCCATCCTGCCAGTGTGGCCATAGAGGACCTCGTAAACTGTGAACGCTGTGGCCAGGATGTGTTGGTCTGGGAAATGCCTGAACACAATGATTATCACTTTGCCCTGGACCTCCAAAATTCactctcttcttcatctgcGGGTTCAtcatctgtctctgcctcttcctcctcttcctccgcatCTCTGCTCAGGGTGGCTGCAGCCGGCACGACCCAGTCCGCCCGGGGCAAGACAAAAACCAGCGGCCAGTCAGGACCACAACCAAAAAGACCCCGCTCTCAGGGTGGAAGAACAGCCACTCTGGATTCTTTTTTTAAGAAGAACTGA
- the LOC133966359 gene encoding uncharacterized protein LOC133966359 isoform X1 yields MALHLSILLILTGLTGVHNKVTTVSKVSVKARGSITIPCLYDPMYRNNVKYLCQGYTFFNCVVVVKQTTTHSSGKDLICDHKSQRIFTVTIKDLRIKDEHFWCSVEIKNGADDGSRFQLSVTSGLPDLYVDHQEISGFIGDSITISCNYSIAGEIKWCKLGRSCVTGQSGAIDGTNVTIDSGGPDVFHVSMRGLSTGSIGWYLCVKGDLQMPVHVNVTEKLTTTTLATTGLSTGGQTQHSSSVDLNCLIITLSLLIVIVLVTLFVWIMLRKHKQNKPESSAFTTAEADATYCNVKPKMKTSVKCEEEVLYSTVGFKSSDQRPCAETDVDALYSSVVTTKHKRVKQAKAQDTDVSYSTLAMTGQNS; encoded by the exons ATGGCTCTTCATCTCAGTATTCTTCTCATCCTCACTGGACTCACAG GAGTTCACAACAAGGTAACCACCGTCAGTAAAGTTTCGGTGAAGGCTAGAGGTTCTATCACCATCCCATGTCTCTATGACCCAATGTACAGAAACAACGTGAAGTACTTGTGTCAAGGTTACACTTTTTTCAATTGCGTTGTTGTagttaaacaaacaacaacacatagtTCAGGAAAGGATTTGATCTGTGATCACAAATCCCAGAGAATCTTCACTGTAACTATTAAAGATCTAAGGATCAAGGACGAACATTTCTGGTGTAGTGTGGAGATCAAAAATGGAGCAGATGATGGATCGCGATTTCAACTGTCGGTCACCAGTG GTTTGCCTGATCTTTATGTGGATCATCAGGAAATCAGTGGATTCATTGGAGACAGTATAACCATCAGTTGTAACTACAGCATTGCTGGAGAGATTAAGTGGTGCAAATTGGGCAGGAGCTGTGTGACGGGGCAGTCGGGAGCAATAGATGGAACAAACGTAACCATAGACTCCGGGGGCCCTGATGTTTTCCATGTGTCTATGAGAGGACTGTCAACAGGAAGCATTGGCTGGTATTTATGCGTTAAAGGAGACTTGCAGATGCCAGTGCATGTCAATGTTACTGAGAAACTCACCACTA CCACTCTTGCAACAACCGGATTGAGCACTGGAGGCCAAACACAGCACAG cagctctgtagACCTAAACTGCCTCATCATCACTCTGAGTTTGTTGATCGTCATTGTGCTCGTGACCTTGTTCGTCTGGATTATGTTGAGAAAGCACA AGCAAAACAAGCCAGAATCATCAGCGTTCACAACG GCTGAAGCGGATGCAACGTACTGCAATGTTAAACCCAAAATGAAGACTTCAGTGAAG TGTGAAGAGGAAGTACTGTACTCGACTGTTGGGTTCAAATCATCAGACCAG AGACCATGTGCTGAAACTGACGTGGACGCGTTGTACAGTTCTGTGGTTACCACTAAACACAAAAGAGTAAAACAG GCTAAAGCACAAGATACAGATGTTTCATACAGCACGTTGGCTATGACCGGCCAAAATTCTTGA
- the LOC133966359 gene encoding uncharacterized protein LOC133966359 isoform X2, translated as MALHLSILLILTGLTGVHNKVTTVSKVSVKARGSITIPCLYDPMYRNNVKYLCQGYTFFNCVVVVKQTTTHSSGKDLICDHKSQRIFTVTIKDLRIKDEHFWCSVEIKNGADDGSRFQLSVTSGLPDLYVDHQEISGFIGDSITISCNYSIAGEIKWCKLGRSCVTGQSGAIDGTNVTIDSGGPDVFHVSMRGLSTGSIGWYLCVKGDLQMPVHVNVTEKLTTTTLATTGLSTGGQTQHSSVDLNCLIITLSLLIVIVLVTLFVWIMLRKHKQNKPESSAFTTAEADATYCNVKPKMKTSVKCEEEVLYSTVGFKSSDQRPCAETDVDALYSSVVTTKHKRVKQAKAQDTDVSYSTLAMTGQNS; from the exons ATGGCTCTTCATCTCAGTATTCTTCTCATCCTCACTGGACTCACAG GAGTTCACAACAAGGTAACCACCGTCAGTAAAGTTTCGGTGAAGGCTAGAGGTTCTATCACCATCCCATGTCTCTATGACCCAATGTACAGAAACAACGTGAAGTACTTGTGTCAAGGTTACACTTTTTTCAATTGCGTTGTTGTagttaaacaaacaacaacacatagtTCAGGAAAGGATTTGATCTGTGATCACAAATCCCAGAGAATCTTCACTGTAACTATTAAAGATCTAAGGATCAAGGACGAACATTTCTGGTGTAGTGTGGAGATCAAAAATGGAGCAGATGATGGATCGCGATTTCAACTGTCGGTCACCAGTG GTTTGCCTGATCTTTATGTGGATCATCAGGAAATCAGTGGATTCATTGGAGACAGTATAACCATCAGTTGTAACTACAGCATTGCTGGAGAGATTAAGTGGTGCAAATTGGGCAGGAGCTGTGTGACGGGGCAGTCGGGAGCAATAGATGGAACAAACGTAACCATAGACTCCGGGGGCCCTGATGTTTTCCATGTGTCTATGAGAGGACTGTCAACAGGAAGCATTGGCTGGTATTTATGCGTTAAAGGAGACTTGCAGATGCCAGTGCATGTCAATGTTACTGAGAAACTCACCACTA CCACTCTTGCAACAACCGGATTGAGCACTGGAGGCCAAACACAGCACAG ctctgtagACCTAAACTGCCTCATCATCACTCTGAGTTTGTTGATCGTCATTGTGCTCGTGACCTTGTTCGTCTGGATTATGTTGAGAAAGCACA AGCAAAACAAGCCAGAATCATCAGCGTTCACAACG GCTGAAGCGGATGCAACGTACTGCAATGTTAAACCCAAAATGAAGACTTCAGTGAAG TGTGAAGAGGAAGTACTGTACTCGACTGTTGGGTTCAAATCATCAGACCAG AGACCATGTGCTGAAACTGACGTGGACGCGTTGTACAGTTCTGTGGTTACCACTAAACACAAAAGAGTAAAACAG GCTAAAGCACAAGATACAGATGTTTCATACAGCACGTTGGCTATGACCGGCCAAAATTCTTGA
- the vdac2 gene encoding voltage-dependent anion-selective channel protein 2 has protein sequence MAVPPMYADLGKSAKDIFNKGYGFGLVKLDVKTKSDSGVEFKTSGSSNTDTSKVAGSLETKYKRSEYGLTFTEKWNTDNTLGTEITVEDQIAKGLKLTFDTTFSPNTGKKSGKVKTAYKREFVNLGCDVDFDFAGPTIHGAAVVGYEGWLAGYQMSFDTAKSKMTQNNFAIGYKTGDFQLHTNVNDGAEFGGSIYQKVSDKLETAVNLAWTAGSNSTRFGIAAKFQLDKDASISAKVNNNSLVGVGYTQTLRPGVKLTLSGLVDGKNINAGGHKLGLGLELEA, from the exons ATGGCCGTGCCTCCCATGTATGCTGACCTGGGCAAGTCTGCCAAAGACATCTTCAACAAAGGCTATG GTTTTGGCTTGGTGAAGCTCGATGTCAAGACAAAGTCAGACAGTGGAGTT GAattcaaaacatctggatcctcCAATACTGACACCAGCAAAGTGGCAGGTAGCCTTGAAACTAAATACAAGAGGTCAGAATATGGTCTGACCTTCACTGAGAAGTGGAACACCGACAACACCTTGGGAACAGAAATCACAGTTGAAGATCAG ATTGCCAAGGGACTGAAGTTGACTTTTGACACAACCTTCTCACCAAACACTGG CAAGAAGAGTGGCAAAGTTAAGACCGCCTACAAGCGCGAGTTCGTCAACCTTGGCTGTGATGTCGACTTCGACTTTGCTGGCCCCACTATCCACGGGGCTGCCGTTGTCGGCTACGAGGGTTGGCTCGCCGGCTACCAGATGAGCTTCGACACTGCCAAATCCAAGATGACCCAGAACAACTTTGCCATTGGTTACAAGACTGGAGACTTCCAGCTCCACACCAACGT GAATGACGGAGCAGAGTTCGGAGGCTCCATCTACCAGAAGGTGAGCGACAAGCTGGAGACAGCCGTCAACCTGGCCTGGACCGCTGGCAGCAACAGCACACGCTTCGGTATTGCAGCCAAGTTCCAGCTGGACAAGGATGCCTCCATCAGC gCTAAAGTGAACAACAATAGCCTTGTTGGTGTTGGATACACCCAGACTCTTAGACCAG GCGTGAAACTCACCCTGTCCGGCCTGGTCGATGGCAAGAACATCAACGCCGGAGGCCACAAGCTCGGCCTGGGCCTGGAACTGGAAGCCTAA